One region of Aminobacterium colombiense DSM 12261 genomic DNA includes:
- a CDS encoding sigma-70 family RNA polymerase sigma factor, protein MSGRWDEEQNQLRLSPEKEEMLWARCHLDDDAREELIISYRPLVFWLAQKFYVSPSLYPDLIQEGMVALIKSVDKFEPERQLKFTTYAFYRIKGQMVNFLQRSEAKAPIPMDDEDMRIQDNFSYETYDLLLTLSQEIKNLPDREGEIVREMFYKGREAKEVADKQDLDISHVYRLRRNAVARLRSWIFPDHTTKKT, encoded by the coding sequence TTGAGCGGGAGATGGGATGAAGAACAGAACCAGTTACGTCTTTCTCCAGAGAAAGAAGAGATGCTTTGGGCCCGTTGTCATTTAGATGACGATGCCCGGGAGGAACTGATTATTTCTTATCGGCCTCTTGTTTTCTGGCTTGCTCAAAAATTCTATGTCTCTCCTTCACTCTACCCCGATTTAATTCAGGAAGGTATGGTTGCGCTTATTAAATCCGTAGATAAATTTGAGCCGGAGCGCCAGCTTAAATTTACCACCTATGCCTTTTACCGCATAAAAGGACAAATGGTTAATTTTCTCCAGAGAAGTGAGGCCAAGGCGCCTATTCCCATGGACGATGAAGACATGAGAATACAAGACAATTTTTCTTATGAGACCTACGATCTCCTTCTTACCCTTTCTCAGGAAATAAAGAATTTACCTGACCGTGAAGGGGAAATAGTAAGGGAGATGTTTTATAAAGGACGCGAGGCAAAAGAGGTTGCTGACAAACAGGATCTTGATATTAGCCACGTATATCGTCTCAGACGAAATGCTGTAGCACGGCTTCGGAGTTGGATTTTTCCCGACCATACCACTAAGAAGACCTAA
- the cobC gene encoding alpha-ribazole phosphatase produces the protein MALKKQILFIRHGQTDWNNEMRYQGQSDVPLNAEGLEQADRVSLRLAASFEADLIVSSPLLRARRTAEIIAARQSCNVLHVREGLKEIAFGEWEGLSVSEVEARFSEEHSQWRKDPSTLVPRSGESFNEVRQRVAEILDEILKRDEERILVIAHGGSIRTALVELLKVSSSLVWRMRLDNCSISSIHAYRSVMMLSFLNDAMHLYVPREIIQQLPLSS, from the coding sequence ATGGCACTGAAAAAGCAGATACTATTTATTCGTCACGGACAAACAGATTGGAATAATGAGATGAGGTATCAGGGGCAAAGCGACGTGCCTCTCAATGCGGAAGGCCTTGAGCAGGCTGATCGGGTTTCCCTTCGCCTGGCGGCATCCTTTGAGGCAGATCTTATCGTATCAAGCCCTTTGCTCAGAGCACGACGGACTGCAGAAATAATAGCAGCGCGGCAGAGCTGCAATGTGCTTCACGTGCGTGAAGGCCTAAAAGAAATTGCTTTTGGCGAATGGGAAGGACTTTCTGTCTCAGAGGTTGAAGCGCGGTTTTCTGAAGAGCATAGCCAATGGAGAAAAGATCCTTCAACCCTTGTCCCAAGGAGCGGGGAATCCTTTAACGAGGTTCGACAGCGAGTTGCGGAAATCCTTGATGAAATATTGAAAAGGGATGAAGAACGAATCCTTGTAATAGCCCACGGAGGTTCTATACGTACGGCCCTTGTTGAACTTCTAAAGGTCAGCTCTTCCCTTGTATGGCGTATGCGTCTCGATAATTGTTCTATTTCTTCCATACACGCTTACAGAAGTGTAATGATGCTTTCTTTTCTGAACGATGCTATGCATCTTTACGTACCGAGGGAAATCATTCAACAACTTCCCCTTTCTTCTTAG
- a CDS encoding serine hydrolase domain-containing protein — MRTRKALPVLMSLSCVVLILFIFILPCSGNVVNYPNTVSTAREIIWKTIISGGGNSASVAVMDRGNIVYSEGFGPADRSLNRLVDRDTRFNIGSTSKMFAAVAILLLADDGKLSLEDPVVKHIPEFVMKDPRYRDITVRMLFNHSSGLPGSTFVFGYRADEDHQTLLLETLKNAVLKHTPGEMSIYCNDGFTLAEIIVERVSGKSFASFVTERIFSPLEMRNSGESVGVTGGKIAEFYDEEGNKYPPEVVTVLGAGGLSSTPEDLCRFGDSFAPGGMNILSDSSLKDVLKEQPTPFSSLLKGDALLDAFGWDYALLPAYRENGYQVLGKSGGTLFYSTNLQILPQERLAIAVTYSGQAGAAKATHRIMEALMKDKGLPGPKPVSPVKPPEPQPIPDEFLKLAGFYVNTQEAVRMIFDNESHTLNVYSLASPSEDEEAKENKEKPILSLVHNGGLFHDFATGYRYYFLTGEKTVYLVMEEVPQYGADIPMYQKIDPVEKPESLSVVMDGRFWLIRNASPFAQLPDDLLVKSEEYGDLPGYVKFFGVNRVETPDFGAIAATGFRDQCNIQLFKKDGAIRLKAIQFVYSSEDIAGTLVPGENTIVIGSEGENEWRKVEQGGIMSIEKPANGRVIIFPRRQVEKVYDSIIDSSEISVPGGSLVFLAGEPGDSFSIIVR, encoded by the coding sequence ATGAGAACCCGTAAGGCGTTGCCTGTTCTTATGAGTCTTTCGTGTGTTGTATTAATTCTTTTCATCTTCATCTTGCCGTGTTCTGGCAATGTCGTTAATTACCCGAACACAGTTTCGACCGCGAGAGAAATAATATGGAAAACTATTATATCCGGAGGGGGAAACTCCGCATCGGTAGCAGTGATGGACAGGGGCAATATAGTGTATTCGGAGGGATTCGGACCGGCAGACCGCTCACTTAACCGTCTCGTGGACAGAGACACCAGGTTCAATATAGGTTCGACGAGCAAAATGTTCGCTGCCGTAGCAATTCTGCTGCTGGCAGATGATGGTAAATTAAGCCTTGAAGACCCCGTGGTAAAGCATATACCTGAATTCGTAATGAAGGACCCCCGATACCGGGACATTACGGTGCGGATGCTTTTCAATCATTCTTCAGGCCTGCCTGGCTCCACATTTGTTTTTGGGTACAGGGCTGACGAGGATCACCAGACCCTATTGCTTGAAACATTGAAGAATGCGGTTCTCAAGCACACCCCAGGTGAAATGAGTATTTACTGCAATGATGGTTTTACCCTGGCCGAGATAATCGTTGAGCGTGTTTCAGGAAAGTCATTCGCCTCGTTTGTCACCGAAAGGATATTTTCTCCCCTTGAAATGCGGAACTCGGGTGAGAGTGTTGGCGTTACTGGAGGAAAGATTGCCGAATTCTACGATGAAGAGGGAAATAAATATCCCCCAGAGGTAGTTACGGTGCTGGGCGCAGGCGGGCTCTCCTCCACTCCGGAGGACCTCTGCCGGTTTGGAGACAGTTTTGCCCCCGGCGGAATGAACATTCTTTCAGATTCCTCGCTAAAGGATGTTCTGAAGGAACAGCCCACCCCCTTTTCTTCTTTATTGAAGGGGGATGCCCTTTTAGATGCCTTCGGTTGGGATTATGCACTCCTTCCAGCCTACCGGGAGAACGGGTACCAGGTTCTGGGCAAGAGCGGCGGGACCTTGTTCTATTCAACCAATCTCCAGATCCTTCCACAGGAACGGCTGGCGATTGCAGTGACGTACTCCGGACAAGCTGGCGCCGCAAAAGCTACGCACCGTATTATGGAGGCGCTCATGAAGGACAAGGGGCTCCCCGGACCGAAACCGGTTTCTCCAGTCAAACCTCCAGAACCACAGCCCATTCCCGATGAGTTTTTGAAACTCGCGGGATTCTATGTAAACACACAAGAAGCTGTTCGCATGATCTTTGACAATGAGAGTCATACGCTGAACGTCTACTCCCTCGCTTCTCCTTCGGAAGACGAAGAAGCGAAAGAGAATAAAGAGAAGCCGATTCTTTCACTGGTTCACAACGGAGGCTTATTTCATGATTTTGCAACTGGTTACCGATATTACTTTCTCACGGGAGAAAAGACAGTTTATCTTGTCATGGAAGAAGTCCCGCAGTACGGGGCAGATATTCCCATGTACCAGAAGATTGATCCAGTAGAAAAACCAGAAAGTCTGTCGGTGGTAATGGACGGCAGGTTTTGGCTTATACGCAACGCCTCTCCCTTTGCGCAGCTTCCTGACGATCTGTTGGTAAAATCTGAAGAGTACGGCGATCTTCCCGGGTATGTGAAATTCTTTGGAGTGAACAGGGTGGAAACCCCCGATTTTGGGGCAATTGCCGCAACAGGCTTTCGCGATCAGTGCAATATCCAGCTTTTTAAGAAAGACGGCGCAATCCGTTTGAAGGCAATCCAGTTCGTCTATTCGAGCGAAGATATCGCAGGAACGCTAGTACCAGGGGAAAATACCATAGTGATCGGATCTGAGGGCGAAAACGAATGGAGGAAAGTCGAACAAGGAGGAATTATG